The sequence below is a genomic window from Ignavibacteria bacterium.
CTCGTCATCAAGCAAACACCATTTTTTACTTCTAAAATAAAATTATCATTTGCAGCTACATTACTTGTACTTTCTCTTCGTCCAAATTGAAGGGATTCACTATTTAAAGAGAACAACAAATTGGAAGTTTTGATTTTTGTTTTTTGGTCGAAACAGATCAATGAAATAGTCTCTCCCCTGACGGATGCAAATTGTTTTTTGCCTCTTACGAATTGGAGCACAGAATAATTATCGATTAACAGCACTTCCAATTTTTTAGAATATTTCATCGAATTTGAAATATTACTTAGAGTATGATCAAATCTCTTTCCGGAGAATCCAAATACTAAAACTTGGTTATATTTATTTTCAATAACGAACTTTAAAGCTTTTTCTAGATCTGTATCGTTTTGACCTGTTAGTTTCTTGATAGTCACACTTCTTCGCTTGAAATATACAAGTACTCCTTCTTTAATTGAATCTAAATCTCCAATTATAGTTTTTGGAAGAAATCCGAGTTTGCGAGCAGAATTTGCACCTCCATCCGCACAAATTAAATCGAAATCATATTTTTTTTCAAATTGATTTAAGATCGATTTTCTTGGACGAATACCGTTACAAAGAATTGCTACAGTTTTCATCACAGTCTTATCTCAATCCCTCCGAACAAATTTCGCTCAGCTGCTGGGAAATATTCTTTCCCGATTCCATAGGTTGCATATAATTTGTTGAATAAATTGTTAATCCGACCAAAAATAGTCAGCTCATTAATAAAACCAAGTTGTCGAAAAGTATATCTAAGATCAAAACTTGCAACAAAATAACTTGGAACGATGTTATCATTATACTCGACAAAATTCGGATAGAGAGCTAATAGCTCATTCAGTTTATTATCGTAATTATCGGTGAATTGCTTCCCAACATAATTTCCTGAAATGCTTGTAAAGATATTATCTGTCTTATAGCTAAGCCGAAAGTTAGCTATAACATCCGGGAAATTTGAGATCTTATTACCTGCAAGGTCAATCTCTTTGATCAGTTTTTTCTTGGATACCGGATCTTTATACTTAATAAAAGTTTGTCCCTCATTAATTTTATTTTGACTTAGAGAAAAATTCGTGGTTATTGATAAATCTCGTAAGAGATAATAATCGAGAGTAAATTCGGCTCCAAAATGTGTAGTTTTCTCAGCATTTCCGGTTACAGGTTGACCAAATCTATCCAATTGTCCCTTTTTTATTATCTCATCTTTAAAGCTCATCAAGTACAAATTCAAGTTTATCTTTAGACGTTCGAGATTATAATGAGCACCGAATTCAAGATTCCTCAAAGTTTCTGGTCTGACAAAAGGATTTGAAAAATCATAATTGCCTGCTGCATCAGTATAAAATTGTGGAGTTGCTCCGCCACTTGATTCTGCTGCATCATAATAGTTTTTCAATCTTGGTTCTCTTGAAACGATAGCGTAATAACTGTAAAAACTAAGGTTTCCAAATAAATTATAAATCAAGCTGACTTTTGGATTAACAAAAACATTTCTAATGACAAAATTTGTGTGGATAAATTTTTCATCAAAAAGTTTTGTGCGATTGTAAACAATTTGATTTTCCAATGTTAATGTTAGTTGATCCAGCACATCCTTTTTATAGTATACAAAACCTCCTAAAATATCTTTTGCACCTTTATATTCATAATAACGCCAATTCTGATCTGCACCTGCTGGAATTCCCTCTGCAAACCATACACTTCCCCAATGAAGAGAATTATGTTTTCTAAATTCAAATCCGAAAATGAAATTTCCAAAATCGGTGTTAAGGGAGATTCGTGGAATCCAACCAAAATGTTTATTATCAACGTAAGCTCGAACTAAAGCATTGGACAAATTTGTGGTCGGACCAAAACCATTTGCCTGAGTTAGTCGAAAATAACTTGTATCTCCCCATGAAGCATCATAATCGAAAAATCCCTTTCCCCAATAGCCAAAGAGTGCACTATTGAGAACCAAATTTTCATCAAATCTATATTCGCTTAGTAATTCGATATGCGGCTGTGAAAAGTTCTCAGTTTCAATTCGACGGCGCGGAACAATGTATGAATAAGAATCTCCAGATTGTCCCCAGTCAGAATAATTCTTTTTCCTTTCATTTTCATTTTTAATGACGAATTTTGGAAGTCCTGTGTAAGTCAATCCATCTTCAATCGGACCGCCAAAAATGTTAATCTGATTTGTAAAATTATCATCAAACCTGATTGTACTGAAAAAATAACTAAAGAGATTGATCCATGCATTCTCACGATAACCGGCAGATTGAAGCTGCGAAAGCCTCCCATACACTGCATATTGATCATTGATGAGTCCAGATGAAAACGAAGCCATTATTTTTTTAGTGTTGTAAGATCCAAAACCAATTTTATACAAAATTTCTTTTTCTTTTGAAAAGGTTGATGTAATGATATTGATCGAACCACCTATTGCTGGAGAACCGATTAAGTTACTGCTGACACCTCTCTGAAGTTGAATATGACTAGAGCTTTCAATCAAATCGGGAAAATCTATCCAGTAAATGTTATGATCTTCAGGATCATTTTGGGGGATGCCGTTTATGGTTACTGAAATTCTTCTTTGGTCGAATCCGCGAATATTTATGTAGTTATAGCCGGTTCCATTTCCACTTTCGGAATATGATGTCGTGGAAGGAAATTCTGA
It includes:
- a CDS encoding TonB-dependent receptor; the protein is MQLIKIISFVFISSVLSFSQSLTGKIIDSRTNEPLRSANILIFTEKIGTASDRNGEFSIDISVIPVNQFEVRFSFIGYESKILKLNKSNLKDFYFIRLDEAILSSQTVLVTSTIGREGLSPITFSNMSKEEIKNRYTIQDFPQFLSEFPSTTSYSESGNGTGYNYINIRGFDQRRISVTINGIPQNDPEDHNIYWIDFPDLIESSSHIQLQRGVSSNLIGSPAIGGSINIITSTFSKEKEILYKIGFGSYNTKKIMASFSSGLINDQYAVYGRLSQLQSAGYRENAWINLFSYFFSTIRFDDNFTNQINIFGGPIEDGLTYTGLPKFVIKNENERKKNYSDWGQSGDSYSYIVPRRRIETENFSQPHIELLSEYRFDENLVLNSALFGYWGKGFFDYDASWGDTSYFRLTQANGFGPTTNLSNALVRAYVDNKHFGWIPRISLNTDFGNFIFGFEFRKHNSLHWGSVWFAEGIPAGADQNWRYYEYKGAKDILGGFVYYKKDVLDQLTLTLENQIVYNRTKLFDEKFIHTNFVIRNVFVNPKVSLIYNLFGNLSFYSYYAIVSREPRLKNYYDAAESSGGATPQFYTDAAGNYDFSNPFVRPETLRNLEFGAHYNLERLKINLNLYLMSFKDEIIKKGQLDRFGQPVTGNAEKTTHFGAEFTLDYYLLRDLSITTNFSLSQNKINEGQTFIKYKDPVSKKKLIKEIDLAGNKISNFPDVIANFRLSYKTDNIFTSISGNYVGKQFTDNYDNKLNELLALYPNFVEYNDNIVPSYFVASFDLRYTFRQLGFINELTIFGRINNLFNKLYATYGIGKEYFPAAERNLFGGIEIRL
- a CDS encoding thiamine diphosphokinase, whose product is MKTVAILCNGIRPRKSILNQFEKKYDFDLICADGGANSARKLGFLPKTIIGDLDSIKEGVLVYFKRRSVTIKKLTGQNDTDLEKALKFVIENKYNQVLVFGFSGKRFDHTLSNISNSMKYSKKLEVLLIDNYSVLQFVRGKKQFASVRGETISLICFDQKTKIKTSNLLFSLNSESLQFGRRESTSNVAANDNFILEVKNGVCLMTRALKNFLQVSNRS